A single genomic interval of Bradyrhizobium japonicum USDA 6 harbors:
- a CDS encoding metal ABC transporter solute-binding protein, Zn/Mn family has translation MRRLLLCVLLLIASPLHAAERLNVVASFSILGDFVRNVGGDRVDVTTLVGPDSDVHVYTPAPSDAKRIADAKLVIVNGLGLEGWLPRLVQSAGSKAQVVTVSAGIAPLKLGSAADPHAWQSVPNAKIYVGDIANALAAADPDDAEFFRARAKAYLDTLEALDREVREAVAKIPPERRKVISTHDAFGYFAAEYGVQFVAPLGVSTETEPSARDIAAIIGQIKTQKIPAVFLENISDDRLIRRIAAETGARVGGTLISDGLTGEKGLAPTYIDMVRHNIKALTSALDH, from the coding sequence ATGCGGCGTCTCCTGCTTTGTGTGCTCCTGCTGATCGCCTCGCCGCTGCATGCAGCCGAACGGCTCAACGTCGTCGCGAGCTTCTCGATCCTCGGCGATTTCGTCCGGAACGTTGGCGGCGATCGGGTCGACGTCACGACGCTGGTCGGCCCCGACAGCGACGTCCACGTCTACACGCCCGCGCCAAGCGATGCGAAGCGGATTGCGGATGCAAAGCTCGTCATCGTCAACGGGCTCGGCCTCGAAGGCTGGCTGCCGCGTCTGGTGCAGTCCGCAGGAAGCAAGGCGCAGGTGGTCACCGTGAGTGCCGGCATCGCGCCGCTGAAGCTCGGCTCGGCCGCGGATCCGCATGCCTGGCAGTCCGTCCCCAACGCCAAGATCTACGTGGGCGACATCGCCAATGCGCTGGCCGCGGCCGACCCTGACGACGCAGAGTTCTTCCGCGCCCGGGCAAAGGCCTATCTGGACACGCTCGAAGCGCTCGACCGCGAGGTGCGGGAGGCCGTGGCGAAAATTCCGCCGGAGCGGCGCAAGGTGATCTCCACCCACGACGCCTTCGGCTATTTCGCCGCCGAATATGGTGTCCAGTTCGTGGCCCCCTTGGGGGTCTCCACGGAGACCGAGCCCAGCGCGCGGGACATCGCCGCCATCATCGGCCAGATCAAGACCCAAAAGATCCCGGCCGTGTTCCTGGAAAACATCAGTGATGACCGCCTGATCCGGCGGATCGCGGCTGAGACCGGGGCCAGGGTCGGCGGGACCCTGATTTCGGACGGTTTGACCGGCGAAAAGGGGCTTGCACCCACTTACATTGATATGGTCAGGCACAATATAAAGGCCCTGACCAGCGCGCTTGACCACTAG
- a CDS encoding CobW family GTP-binding protein produces the protein MSEASQKIPVTVLTGYLGAGKTTLLNRILSENHGKKYAVIVNEFGEIGIDNDLIIGADEEVFEMNNGCICCTVRGDLVRIMDGLMKRKGKFDAIIVETTGLADPAPVAQTFFVDEDVQKNARLDAVVTVADAKWLSDRLKDAPEAKNQIAFADVIVLNKTDLVTKPELAEVEARIRAINPYAKLHRTERCSVALADVLDRGAFDLDRILDIEPDFLEADDHDHDHDHHHHGHDHHHHDHGHGLKHYHDEDMQSLSLKTDKPLDPNVFMPWLQNLVQVEGGKILRSKGILAFHDDDDRYVFQGVHMMLEGNHQRKWKDGEPRESRLVFIGRELPEKAIREGFESCIVS, from the coding sequence ATGTCTGAAGCGTCCCAAAAAATTCCCGTGACCGTGCTGACCGGCTATCTCGGCGCCGGCAAGACCACACTGTTGAACCGCATCCTGTCGGAAAACCACGGCAAGAAATACGCCGTCATCGTCAACGAATTCGGCGAGATCGGCATCGACAATGACCTCATCATCGGCGCCGATGAGGAAGTGTTCGAGATGAACAACGGCTGCATCTGCTGCACCGTGCGCGGCGACCTCGTGCGCATCATGGACGGCCTGATGAAGCGCAAGGGCAAGTTCGACGCCATCATCGTCGAGACTACCGGCCTTGCCGATCCCGCGCCCGTTGCCCAGACCTTCTTCGTCGACGAGGACGTGCAGAAGAACGCGCGGCTCGACGCCGTCGTCACGGTTGCCGACGCCAAATGGCTGTCGGACCGGCTCAAGGACGCGCCTGAGGCCAAGAACCAGATCGCGTTCGCCGACGTCATCGTGCTGAACAAGACCGATCTCGTCACCAAGCCGGAGCTCGCCGAGGTCGAGGCCCGCATCCGCGCCATCAACCCCTATGCCAAGCTGCATCGCACCGAGCGCTGCTCGGTGGCCCTGGCGGACGTGCTCGACCGCGGCGCCTTCGACCTCGACCGCATCCTCGACATCGAGCCGGATTTCCTGGAGGCCGATGATCATGACCACGACCATGATCATCACCATCATGGCCATGACCATCACCACCATGATCACGGCCACGGCTTGAAGCACTATCACGACGAGGACATGCAATCGCTGTCGCTCAAGACCGACAAGCCGCTCGATCCGAACGTGTTCATGCCCTGGCTCCAGAACCTGGTGCAGGTCGAGGGCGGCAAGATCCTGCGCTCCAAGGGCATCCTCGCCTTCCACGACGATGATGACCGCTATGTTTTCCAGGGCGTCCACATGATGCTGGAGGGCAACCACCAGCGGAAGTGGAAGGACGGCGAGCCGCGTGAGAGCCGCCTCGTCTTCATCGGTCGCGAATTGCCGGAAAAGGCCATTCGCGAGGGTTTTGAGAGCTGCATCGTCTCGTGA
- a CDS encoding WD40 repeat domain-containing protein: protein MKEFTPAPDSASIVSVTDRVKPVAFGMSVTSVHFLGPRAAFVGGEENVALVDAKGEIATVAVHSGGILSTASDGKRLVMGGDDGKVVSLDAKGEATLLATDPKRRWIDAVALHPDGAFAWSAGKTATVKSGKAEEKSLEVPSTVGGLAFAPKGLRLAIAHYNGATLWFPNMEGSAEFLPWAGSHLGVTFSPDNKFLVTTMHEAALHGWRLADNRHMRMTGYPGRVRSMSWSAGGKGLATSGADTVIIWPFGSKDGPMGKEPAMLAPLQARVSVVACHPKNDILAAGYSDGTVLMVRLEDGAEILVRRNGTPPVAALAWNAKGTLLAFADENGDGGLLEL, encoded by the coding sequence ATGAAAGAGTTTACGCCGGCCCCCGATTCCGCCTCGATCGTCTCCGTCACCGATCGCGTCAAGCCTGTTGCGTTCGGCATGAGCGTGACCTCGGTGCATTTCCTTGGGCCCCGCGCTGCCTTCGTCGGCGGCGAGGAGAACGTCGCGCTCGTCGACGCCAAGGGTGAGATCGCGACGGTCGCCGTGCATAGCGGTGGCATTCTCTCCACCGCCTCCGACGGCAAGCGCCTCGTCATGGGCGGCGACGACGGCAAGGTCGTTTCGCTCGATGCCAAGGGTGAGGCGACGCTGCTCGCCACCGATCCGAAGCGGCGCTGGATCGACGCGGTGGCGCTGCATCCGGACGGCGCCTTCGCCTGGTCGGCCGGCAAGACGGCCACCGTCAAGAGCGGCAAGGCCGAGGAGAAGTCGCTCGAGGTGCCCTCGACCGTCGGCGGTCTCGCCTTCGCGCCGAAGGGCCTGCGGCTCGCGATCGCCCATTACAACGGCGCCACGCTGTGGTTTCCGAACATGGAAGGCTCGGCCGAATTCCTGCCCTGGGCCGGCTCGCATCTCGGCGTCACCTTCAGCCCCGACAACAAGTTCTTGGTCACCACGATGCACGAGGCGGCGCTGCACGGCTGGCGGCTCGCCGACAACAGGCACATGCGCATGACCGGCTATCCCGGCCGCGTCCGCTCGATGTCCTGGAGTGCGGGTGGCAAAGGTTTGGCGACTTCGGGTGCCGACACAGTCATCATCTGGCCGTTCGGCAGCAAGGACGGCCCGATGGGCAAGGAGCCCGCGATGCTCGCGCCGCTGCAGGCGCGCGTGTCGGTGGTCGCGTGTCATCCCAAGAACGACATCCTCGCCGCCGGTTACAGCGACGGCACCGTGCTGATGGTGCGGCTCGAGGACGGCGCCGAGATCCTCGTTCGCCGCAATGGCACGCCGCCGGTGGCGGCGCTCGCCTGGAACGCCAAGGGCACGCTGCTGGCCTTCGCCGACGAGAACGGCGACGGCGGATTGCTGGAGCTTTAA
- a CDS encoding MgtC/SapB family protein, with protein MRFLTTFQIADFADTLVSLFTAFVLGTLIGAERQYRQRTAGLRTNVLVAVGAAAFVDLAMHLTGADGAVRVISYVVSGIGFLGAGVIMKQGMDVRGLNTAATLWASAAVGSCAGADMVAQAAALTVFVIAGNTMLRPLVNAINRIPLNEKTSEATYYFKLAVAADALPDMRDRLVDKLEVAKYPVADVDVVEIGDDILEVVAKLVATAVDPNELNAVATDLQHLPGVRHATWEVSTSD; from the coding sequence ATGCGGTTTCTGACGACCTTCCAGATTGCTGACTTCGCGGACACGCTGGTCAGCCTGTTCACGGCCTTCGTGCTGGGCACGCTGATCGGCGCCGAGCGGCAGTACCGCCAGCGCACCGCGGGCCTGCGCACCAACGTGCTGGTCGCGGTCGGTGCCGCCGCCTTCGTCGATCTCGCGATGCATCTGACCGGCGCCGACGGCGCGGTCCGCGTGATCTCCTATGTCGTCTCGGGCATCGGCTTCCTCGGCGCCGGCGTCATCATGAAGCAGGGCATGGACGTCCGCGGGCTCAACACCGCGGCGACGCTGTGGGCCTCGGCCGCCGTCGGCTCCTGTGCCGGAGCCGACATGGTCGCGCAGGCGGCCGCGCTGACCGTGTTCGTCATCGCCGGCAACACCATGCTGCGCCCGCTGGTCAACGCCATCAACCGCATTCCGCTGAACGAGAAGACCTCGGAGGCGACCTACTATTTCAAGCTCGCCGTCGCGGCCGACGCCCTGCCCGACATGCGCGACCGGCTCGTCGACAAGCTGGAGGTCGCGAAATATCCGGTGGCCGATGTCGACGTGGTTGAGATCGGGGATGACATTCTCGAGGTCGTCGCAAAGCTGGTTGCGACCGCAGTCGATCCGAACGAGCTGAACGCGGTGGCCACCGATCTCCAGCACCTGCCGGGTGTGCGCCATGCCACCTGGGAAGTCAGCACCTCGGACTGA
- a CDS encoding acetoacetate decarboxylase, which translates to MKIEDVRRTAYSMPLTNPSFPPGPYRFFDREYFVITYRTDPEALAAIVPEPLEVAEPVVKYEFIRMPDSTGFGDYTETGQVIPVRLKGEEGAYTHAMYLDDEGPIAGGRELWGFPKKLARPKIEVESDVLVGSLHYGSVLCASATMGYKHRKVDHDVVLKSMKAPNFILKLIPHVDGSPRICELVRFHLEDITLKEAWTGPAALGLFPHALCDVARLPVREVVSALHFKADLTLGLGSVAFDYMAK; encoded by the coding sequence ATGAAGATCGAAGACGTCCGCCGCACCGCTTATTCGATGCCGCTCACCAACCCGTCATTCCCGCCGGGGCCATATCGCTTCTTCGACCGCGAATATTTCGTCATCACCTACAGGACCGATCCCGAAGCCCTCGCCGCCATCGTGCCCGAGCCGCTTGAGGTGGCGGAGCCGGTGGTGAAATACGAGTTCATCCGCATGCCCGACTCGACCGGATTCGGCGACTACACCGAAACCGGGCAGGTGATCCCGGTCCGCCTCAAGGGCGAGGAGGGGGCCTACACCCACGCGATGTATCTGGACGACGAGGGACCGATCGCCGGCGGTCGCGAATTGTGGGGCTTTCCGAAGAAGCTGGCGCGGCCGAAGATCGAGGTCGAAAGCGACGTGCTGGTCGGCTCGCTGCATTACGGCTCGGTGCTCTGCGCCTCCGCGACGATGGGCTACAAGCACCGCAAGGTCGACCATGACGTCGTGCTGAAGTCGATGAAGGCGCCGAACTTCATCCTGAAGCTCATTCCCCATGTCGACGGCAGCCCGCGGATCTGCGAGCTGGTGCGCTTCCATCTCGAGGACATTACGCTGAAGGAAGCCTGGACCGGTCCGGCCGCACTCGGGCTGTTTCCTCACGCGCTCTGCGACGTCGCCCGTCTGCCGGTGCGCGAGGTGGTCTCGGCGCTGCATTTCAAGGCGGATTTGACGCTGGGGCTCGGCAGCGTCGCGTTCGATTACATGGCGAAATAG